CTTTTCTTTGGTCGCAGTCTGAAAAGAAAAGAAGTCACTCCCGAATACAACAAATGGGATAAAGAATATCCCACGAAATAATATCGCAATCTGTTTGGTAAAATGTAGAGAGAGGGAATTGTGTAGGGGTGCATTTTGACAAAGTGGTTGCACCTTTTTAAATGCGAAAAGGCGGTTCCGACCAACGGAAGGATGCGTCTTTTCGCCGCCCGACTTTTGAGGTCAGGCAACTTTTAGGGGTTGGGTGTGGAAATTTTTCAGATTAATGAAAAATCCCCTGTTTTCGGTCATTCCGAAGCGAAACATATTCCACAATAACGAACAACCCATTTGAGCCAATGTAGCATTGATATACAAATCCTGCTTTTCCAATGCTTCTGCCAAACTACAACTTGGCGTATTGTCCGTTTGTTCGGACTGTTTCAGCAAGTCGCCAAATTCATCCGTAACCATTGGCAGGCTTGCCACCGTTTCGTACTTTTCGGAGTCGGGTTGTTTGATACTTCCGATAGTAGATAGTATTACTTGCCCTGTATGTTGGCTGTTCCCAAAATCCAACCAATATTTAGGCTCATCACGGTTGGCTCTGCGTTGTTTGCTCATAGCTGTGAGCATTTCCGCTATAGCAAACCTTGTCTTTACATTATCCACACAAGAAATATAAATCGTTGCTTTTGTATTTTCGGGCAGTCCTCCCAACGAATTGCGTTCAAACTTTTGGGTTTCTGCTTTCCAATTCGTTCCCATAAACCGATTGACACGGTTTATGAGTGCAACCGATTTGTACAATCCTGTTTCACTCGGTGAAAATCGCTGTCTGCCCAAATTGGCTTCCGTGATAATATCATCATCCCATAAACGCACCTGCAATCCTGCGTGTCCCAACTCTGTTAGGCTATGGCTCATTTCCATTAAGGCAGTCAGCACTTTTGAGCCTGTGCCACCTGCACCAATCAAATTGACTTCAATCGGGTTTGTAGGACTTATCAGATAGTTGTCTGTAAAATGTACTTTGGTTTTATCTGTATTCATCACAATAGATTTTTAAGGTTTTTGTTATACGGTTTTAATACTTCTTTTGGAAAGGGATTATCTGTGTTTATAAGGTCTTTCCAAACCTTTACGCAATCGCCTTTTATGGGATTGTGTTTGCCCAACAAATGGCTGAAATAAGAATTGAAAAAATAGTGTTCCCAAGCCTGTACAAATTCTTCAACCGATGCGGATTTCTTTATATCTATGCTTACCGTTCCCATACATACTTTACCATCTTCGTAAATATTGAAAAAAGGAGCATAATGGAGTTTGGTTTTATCATTCGGTCTTCTGTCACTCGCAAGGGCATATACGGTAAGGCTGTTTTTACTCGCTTTCCAAAGCATTGGCGGTACATATCCTTTACCATTGGGTATTTTCAGACTGTCCACAAAAAACAACTTTCTTTGCTGTGCTTTGGTGTACCAGATTACCGTGCCTTTTTCCGCACTCGGATTGATATGTAAAATGTTTGTCGGCAAAATTCCGTTTGGCTTTAAAAAGGCTTTGTCCTTGTCTTTTTCAGTGCGAAGTGACTTTGCCAATATATTTGCTTCTCTCACGGTCAATGGGTGGGCATTGATTGGATTTCCGTTTTTATCCATATCAAAATGCTCTACATACACATCGGTTGTCCGTCCTTTGGTTTCATAGAATACCAAAGCAGATTTTGGGTGGTATAATGTACCGAAGTCCTGT
The DNA window shown above is from Sphingobacterium thalpophilum and carries:
- a CDS encoding PRTRC system protein B, with translation METINDITQDFGTLYHPKSALVFYETKGRTTDVYVEHFDMDKNGNPINAHPLTVREANILAKSLRTEKDKDKAFLKPNGILPTNILHINPSAEKGTVIWYTKAQQRKLFFVDSLKIPNGKGYVPPMLWKASKNSLTVYALASDRRPNDKTKLHYAPFFNIYEDGKVCMGTVSIDIKKSASVEEFVQAWEHYFFNSYFSHLLGKHNPIKGDCVKVWKDLINTDNPFPKEVLKPYNKNLKNLL
- a CDS encoding PRTRC system ThiF family protein, with amino-acid sequence MNTDKTKVHFTDNYLISPTNPIEVNLIGAGGTGSKVLTALMEMSHSLTELGHAGLQVRLWDDDIITEANLGRQRFSPSETGLYKSVALINRVNRFMGTNWKAETQKFERNSLGGLPENTKATIYISCVDNVKTRFAIAEMLTAMSKQRRANRDEPKYWLDFGNSQHTGQVILSTIGSIKQPDSEKYETVASLPMVTDEFGDLLKQSEQTDNTPSCSLAEALEKQDLYINATLAQMGCSLLWNMFRFGMTENRGFFINLKNFHTQPLKVA